ACAATGTCTTATGCTTGAAGATGCATCAAATCGCGCATAGGGCGGCActgagagaagacgacgaggcggAAGATGTCAGCGTGGCTCGCCGTGTGTGCCTCCCTCTTGGTGACGATGGCCGGAGGCGCGCAGTCCGCCGTGGCCAGCCTCGAGTCCGAGTGGAGCTTCGTCAAAGGTGCCCCTGCATTGACCCCGCTCTTCTGGGCCTTCGCAGCCCTCGGGCGCGGATACTCAGTGCCGCTTTTACTGCTTGAGCGCGCGCTGGCTCTTTTTGCCATCTGTATATGCAAGTGCCGCGTAGTCTCGTGAAATAGGGCAGGTTGTCTCTGTTTTGTAGTTTTCATTGAAGACAAGGTGTGTTGGGCGAAGCATGATGAAAAAAAATGCGAAGCTGGTTTTCTCGCGTTGTTCGGTTTTCTGGCGGGAGGTGGATGGTAAAGAGATTTATTTGCTGGGGCTTTGGCTACATACGGCTACACACAATCTTGTTGCTCGCTACATGGAGCCAGATGCGCTTGCAGCATCTTAAAATAATTCCAGCTGCATACCCGGGCAGCACCTTCATACACAGATAACGTTTTGGGACTTTTCTCCGTGAAGTCAGTGGTATATGCTTATTAAGAGAGCGTCCATGGCTCGACACCGTACAATTACACGTTGGAACGAATTGTCTGCTCTCGGGACAGGAAACGAAAAAAAGTCTGTCACCCGTTTCTCTTAATTCCAACAATTTTTTTaaagcctgtggcagatagcgcgaTTATTTCTCATCAGCTGGATTACTTGAAGCAGCTCACATTGCTTGCACGACAAGCCGCTGCGTAAATTAGTGATTAAATGATGCCTTGTACTCGTAATAACACTTTTAATTACCTGATTTTGAACACATGTTGAAGTTGCGGTATTGTAGCTGGCCAGTGCTCATGCTTGTCCATGTACTACGAATCCAGAGACCAGCAAGTGGTTCGACATGTCCAAATTGTGCCACGATCATTGAGTTCCACGTAATTTTATCGTGCAGTGCGTAAGAAAAGCATTTTAGGAAAATATAATACATAGAATGCCAATGACCTTTTAGCACATATTTTGTGAGTGGATATCTCGTAAGTGTTAGTCTCGGCATTCGTAGTAAGTGGCCATTACTTGAACACTGGCTAGCTTTAATTTCGCAACATGTATCCTAAAGTAAATAACAATATGCTTACTAGCGAATTTCTTACTTCTCAGGTCAGCGTATTGAGCATGGTGATTAATTCGTCATGCAAATATTGGGCCTCCGTATGTAAGCCGCTAGGGCTATCGAAAATGTTTGGAATAAAATAAAGGGTTATTTTGGTTTTCAGTAGCCAATATTCCTTTCTGTTGTGGTTATCAGTGTTCGCCAGAATATGCTGGCTACCAGCACCAGCCTTTCGTTAAAATGGATGTTACCATTTTGCACTATATATTTAAAAATGAGTCTTTTCGAAACTATCGCTTGGCAGGTGATTGCCGACAGTGTGAGCGTTGACTTACGGTGCACAGCCTATCCTTTCAAAATAGTGCTTCACAAGTATTGCATCCTTTACATCGGAAATAAACAAGCACTTCGCAGGCATATATATTAAGCAAATCTGGTGTGCGTAGAGCGGTGCAAGCCCACCAAATAGTGTGCTTGCTCTAGCACTGATTATTTAAACGACCTAGCAGACCACGAGACGAGACGGTGATATAATCATGACATGAAACCATCAGAGCTATGTCGGCTGGCGATAGGGTACAAATCACGAAAATTGTTAATGCCAGGGGTTGAATTCTCTCCGTGGCTCGCATTAACTAATGGCTATGCGCGAAAATTGCTCATGCTTTCGCTTATGTATGTCATCGTCTTCAACAGAAACAGCACTGACTTCATCTGTCCGTGATACAATACAGTTTTACCTCTAGACAGCAGTTGTTTTGAGGTGTACTCTTGTGTTACAGTTTTATGTATTAAATTATTCAACTATTTCAGTTCACTATTACATTTTGGTGTTACAACAGAAACCCTGTGCTACATAGTTCTCAGATTGTAAGGAGAACGCGTGATACGTTATAGTCGTTAATATGGCCCCACACTTGTGCTCATCTCCGGAGCAATAAAAATTATGTGAAGTGATCTGCATTTAATACGATGCACCGCCGTTGGTGGGAGCGGCAAATGAAACGGCTGAATCTGTATGTACATGTATTGATTTTGCCGCACTCTGTTTTGTGTAGATTATGTTTTTGTATGCGCGCTGCTTTCTCAAATGAAACAAAAACTGGCGAAATGAAGACATCGATTGCAACACTTCAACTAGGCCAGAAGTTGACTCAGAAACAGGAGTTGTAGGGCCTTGGACGTGCGTGGTCGTGGCGACTACGTGCGAGGGTGTgctgatcaatcaatcaatcaatcaatcaatcaatcaatcaatcaatcaatcaatcaatcaatcaatcaatcaatcaatcaatcaatcaatcaatcaaacaatcaatcaaacAACTATATTTTCATCAAAACAGAAAATTTACAGGGACAAAAAGCTGCCTAATGACAGCCTGACAGAGCCTCAGCCACCCATCGGCGGTGAAGACAGGGTACAGCACTCATAATCTTTAGCATAACAAATTATAAGAAAAATAAGCAAACATAGAGAGTGGTCTCAAAGAATTGTTACACACTCGCCGATTTGTACCACAGTGGACGCACTGCTGGTACACGTGTGCAAGTAATATGACAATTTCGACACATGTatttcttggaaaaaaaaatgcattttgaACAGTGGAATGCAGAAACGCACTTTAAGACACGCGTGCAACATAAGAATGATTAACAAAATAAAATGCGAAACGCGATGGAACACTAATATAAAAGGAGGCATGTTTCAATTTTCACAGAAATAATGctcgtatttctttttttgtaaggAATGAAATGTTTGTTTGTAGCGATTCATAGTAGTTTAATGTCGTTGGCAAGATATGTGGATGCGGTGCGCTCCGTACTTCGTGCGGGAAAATGGAACGTGCCAAGACGGTTGACATCGGAAACGATAGGGAACAGCGTTTCGCTCAAAGTGTGCAAGATTAAGAAACGCATCTGATTTGCCGAGTGCTGCATTTTTGAAAAAGCGTAGTAGTTTGTAATTATATAATTCTGATATCTTAGCGATCGTTTTAATCGTTTTAACGATCGATGATAAGTATTGAGCCTTATCTACAAAAATGTTTGATACGAGCCTGTAACTGCTATATTCTACATATTCCCCCAGGAAGTTAGTGTACTTGCGACATCGGTCCAACATCTTCTCAAGTCCCTGCAAATAAAATTCTTCCGTCTGCTGGTGTAACCACTAACTTGCAGCATTAGTTGCCCCCAGAACGCTCCCAAATCGTTGTCACTTTACGTGTTATTTTTTGTTCTTTAGATTAGGGAAAAGTTGATTGCTAGAAGCAGCCAGGTTGGACGAATAGAGTAGATAGAGCATCACATGAAAACCTAGGGAGGTCAGTTTTACCATTGTTTCACCTGCGGTGCGTAACAGGGAGTTGTCATGCAAGAGGATGACATATTTGGAGATATTTCCTCGACATTTTCCCTTGATGTTTTCCCTCATGTTTGTGAATAAAGCACAGTAATATTCTGCATTAATGGCTAAACACAGGTGGAGGTAGTTCACTAGCAGAACTCCCTTCTTATCCCCAAAATACTGTAGCCACTTGCTTCGGCCCTGACCTTTGCGCACCAAACTTCTTTGGCCTGAGGGAACCACTGTGCCTCTATTCCTTAAACTGTTCCTTTGTCTCTGGATCATAACAGTGGGTCTATGTCTCATCACCAGTTACCAGTGTGTCCAGGAAATCAGACTCACGTTTTTTAAATGTTCCAAAACAGCCACCAGTGTTTCTACACATTTGCTTTTATGTTTAGTTGTCAAAAGTGTTTGGATAAGCCTTTTTGTAGGCTTTCTCAATTCCCAGTCGTCGTGGATAATGGCAACAACTCTCTCACGTGATATTCCCAGATATGTAGCAATAATTTTGGCTGATATTCGGCCGTCCAGCATGATCATGTCATTAATGGCTTTCACATTTGCAGGCAGTAAAACAGAAACAGGCCTTTTACAGGGTTTCTCACTTTGAACGCCGAAATGGCCAGTTTTAAAGTTGACAACCCAACGTTTAATGGTAGCATACGAAGGACCGCTGTCACCCAGAATTTGTGACATTTCATCATGAATCTGCTTCGTACGATTCCCTTGGTGAAACAGGAACTTAATTATAGTTGGATGTTATTCCACAACGAACTTCTCTGAAGGCGCTGTCATGCTCACTTTGGACCTAAAAAGCAGCATAAACTTAAAACATGGGTATCTGATTTTTTTTACCATTGAATATAGACAAGCTGGTCAATACATCCTGCAATTTACAGCTGCCTAGTTTATTTCTTTGTGGGTAAGGTGCAGTACTTAACAGCACCCCCTCGTGTACTACATTTAGCTTCTCGTGTGCAGTGCGGCGATGCTTCTGCATTACACGCTTACACCCGTTTACCGACACGTTTATCTCCACAACAAAATAGTAGCTGGGCACATGCGTGCTGCCTGCCGTGATACGCGCGCGCATTTACCCCCAGGATGGGAGCGGGGAGGGGGTCCGGTAGGGCGTTGACAACCGTGTCGTCTCTTTCACTGCTCGTTCAAGTTTTCGCCTTGAGGTGTTTCTCCGTCGTAGCATTCTGTTGTTGCTTACGTTGTCCAATGCATAGTGCTTACAGTTCTGTTGCTTATTGCTTTGTGCCGTTGCTGATACTAGAGATGTTCAGAAAGACGGAGTGCGCAATCGCACGTGGACGCTAAATGTTCATTAAATATTTGCCAACTCGTGCAATGCGTAACAATATGCTTGTAGTAAAGGTATGCGCGTCGAGCGCTCGTGCTCTCGCCGCACTCGCCGTTTCGGCGAGGAGTGCTACGATGCAGCCACGATTGAGTCAGGTCTCGCGGGCAGCTGACCGCCCCGTGGTGCCTGGTCTTCGTTGCCATGGCTGCTCACCTTGTTCACTGGGGCTGCGATTGCGTGTCACGCAGGAGCGTGCGTCTACCGCCACCTGCTGTTTCCCAACGGAGCCAACTTCACGTTCCGTAACCCCTGCGAGATGGTCATCTGCGACGCACGCAACCGCATGGTCTACTTTAAGCGGTCAGTCCAATTTACATGGGATTCGTGCTAGGAAACCGAGCACACGGGCCCTTGTGCACTGTGATGTCCTGCGAACCAGATCGGTTGAGCGTCCAAACTGATTATCTCACCCGAggcaaacgtgtttttttttcttctcccgtTTATCAGACTGTACAGGGTATACAGAAAGTAAAGAACTCGCATCTTTCCTATGTGTGCTATTGCAGGTGCAGAACACGCTGAGCCACCTCATTTGAGTTAATCTCTTTAACATCACTTCGCCGTAGTGCGtgagaaggggaaccgaggggcccgattttcgtCAGTCACAATCACATCAAGCCGacagacaatgacaccaagggAAGCACCGggtaaataacttttttttaaagcatgaaGTGCTTTTAGCTCCTGCTgccggcgaccttcaagtgaccttgagccaaaagccagagccgttatccgagCACACAAACGAGCAAATCAGCGCATCGTCGCGAGATCTAAACAAGATAATCCGGGGCAACCAGTCATAAGTTAGGCTAAtacggtctctggcccccaaccctttgtacaagACCGCATCACATACGCtagatacttcccaaacaagttacaaaaaatattgcttccgatttcttcctaatgtttgttcacaatatcactcaagctgtaacttctatagtACGCGCTGaaattttatttgtcatttctagtagcgacgttcaaaaggcagatagagaggttgcctgcgctcttttgaacgccagcggtccgtcaGTCGTGAGCGGTCAGCGACAAGAAGTAGTaacgacagacgctgagcgcgctgcactgttgcaAGAACAAAAGCGGTTCAAGGCGGTGGCACCACAAgtagcaaaagacgccatatcttagccatttcatgcttacatctactctcgaatACGGGAGAGCCAGCACTTTTTAAAATTGAtatgaaatgaaagtggatgaagaaACAACTGGCATCAGGTGgtatacgaacccacgtcttcgcattacgcgtgtaatgctcttaccaattgagctaccgcggcgccgttttctatccactttctggagtattGTGCGTGTACTAGATCTAGGCctgcgagtgttagccagcgccgcaaCCCACGGCCATGgtggcggatgtagaacatcctttccACCGCAGGCGTCAGGTAGTACGTGAACTTGGGAAAAGGAGAAGTGGCCAACAAGCCCTCGTATATATGTTGCTTCAAAAGCACCAAAGCTGCAGGAGTCGAGACCCTCGCTATATAATGAACGAATTTATTCATTTGTTTATGTACCCTAAATGTTTATTCGGGCATCATAAAAGGGGGAGTCAGTTACAATAACAAacgtcaaaaaagaaagaaccttAGAAAAATACAGTGCCATAGTTATCTACAGCAGGAAAATAAATGTGTAAGAAAGTACTGAGCACAGAAATGATCACATATTTAGCATAAGCTTCAATTCGTGAAGAAAACAACCATGATCAGTAGCAGATACAGTGTCCTTTGATAGTCTATTCCAATGATAGTCTAGTGATATAATATCAGAATATTGATAAAATATCTATTGATGTTGATAATGATAGTCTATTCCAATGAATCAGAAGAAGTGGTGAATGATGATACAGGTTagtgccagcaaaaaaaaaaaggctgtactTTAAATGGGTGATCTAAACGCTGTAAAATACAATTTGTCGCATTGATGTGAGGTTCGCGGAACAGGGTTTTACTATGATAATACGTAAGCAAATCCGATAACAGCGTTATTATTCTGCGCTTTTGAATGGAGAGCAATGAAAGTGATTCGGGACGCTGTTGTTGCGCGATTATTTCTTTGTGGTAAATCTTGCTGCTTTATTGTGTATTGCTTCGAGTTGATCAATCAGATGCATGTGATGCGGATTCCAAATAATCAAGGCGTATTCTAACTTAGAACGAACATGCCTAGTGTATGCTAATAGTTTAgtagaatatttatttatttatttacacacaGGACTGCTGCAGCAGTGCTGCCCAAGCTGGAGAGGGTTACATGAGATGGGTTCgcaacagttaaaaaaaaaaaaatctagttaTGTGCATTAAACAACACTTTCAGGTAGATGCTCCCACTCTTCACTCGTAAGTAGAAATAATTATTTCTGTAAGAGTTTTGAGCGGGCAAAGTGTTATATGTACTACTTTGGAATGAAAAATACGCGATGACCTGTGTTGAGCATGAGATATACGTATGTGACCCCGCAGGGGTCAGTGTGAGGATTTCACACTAAGTTTATTCAGATTTCACACTATGAATTTCCACAAACTGCTCACAATTTTCTAAGTAGGCCTGAATCAAATGCACTAAATTTTCCGGTAGTCGAAGCATTTTAAGCGTCCAATTGAGGTAGCATGCGTTACACGGTCAAATGCCTTCGATAGGTCAAGAAATATTGTACCAATTTGCAGGCGATCGCCTATAGCAGTGGCAAAGTCGTGTATTATGGACAACAATTGAGTTATCGAAAATTTTCtacgaaaaccatgctgacaatcaacaaaaaaaataaaaaaataaaaaaataatttgccTCCAGGTGGTTAGATATGTGAGTAACGATAATATGCTCCAAGAACTTCCAAGAAGTGCTTATTAGGGAAGTAGTTATATAATTGCCGGAAACAAGTTTATCGCCTGCTTTAAACACCATGTGTAAGTTGCGTTTGATGAAGCCGAGTGTCTTGGATGCCTAACTGGTTATAGTATTAATGTGCTCGTTCCAGGATAAATCAGGTGATAAATGCTTTTCTGTTGGTGTCACTGTCTGCTGGCCTCATGTTATTCGCCTTAGTGCGTTTAGTAGAACTGATATCGTTGTGTGATTTATATCAGCACCATTAAAGAATGCTATAGCAACCACCAGCATTCGTCACAGTACAGGCTTCAGGACAACTTATAgatttacaaaaaattaattgtGTACAAATATGGAGGTGTATGCCTTCTTAGATCCAGCTATCCCGAACTTATAGCTGTATTATACTGTGCGGTTGAAACCGCCGAGGCTCCTACCGGGTCATTGAACCAGGAAAATAATATTGTTCACGAAAGCATATCTCGATTTATACAGCAGGGAAGACGTAGACAAGGATAAAGTTGGCTGCTGCACGTTTTTACCGTTACCACTAGGTATTTCTCTGTATAGCCTTCACGCGCCATCTTATCAGGTGGTATCTCGCATAGTAGAACGAAATATGAGCCAGATTACGCTCCAGCCCATTTATCTGTATAGAGTAAACGTCAGTGATTTACATGCGTCAgtggttttactaggcttggctaagttttgctaggaaatgaaagtgctgctaggcacggtattccgaatcggctcgccgccgacgcgcagattctcgcttggctgcgcgacgcgcttcaagatgagcggcttcttcttcgggtgtccaggggcggtattctgtaattctgtaagagtctacctagtggactgtccatttcggcgaccgttgattcgctgctgcttgacgtgcaggaaggtgccagccagtctccttcctgcacgtcaagcagcagccaatcaacGGTCACCGAAATGGACAGACCattaggtagactcttacagaataccgccccagatctttggtcgttccatgtcaagggtacatgtactcgcgaGTCGCCACAAAGTCaatgagagttctgccgccgtcgcggcggcggCTCCGAgatttatctccccggtgacgtcacggccaagctgcgcctccacacttgccggggcgtggctggtggaaacctgccgagccgccgccagaggcgtctgctgcagtcacggacaccgcgcgcgttcggcgcaaacgcggggaaacggggaaacgcggagggcgtcggcagcagctctgcgcgttgcctcgttggtgctgctacaatttttttctctctctcattttctctttctctctcccgagcatagcgcacgccgtgcgcatgctctccttaacgtcccatgttaaggcaacatgtgtacggcacggagaggaggtgaagtACACGtcgctccgtgaggtggttgctaggcaacccaggtgactcatcgctgaGCGATGTTTTTTCgatcgacgagcacggttgtacggatagcttaaacagcttcgctgttaaaaatgagatcTTAAAACGGAGCACAAAGCGCTCCTCCTTATGCCAATAAAGGCGTAAATACAGCCTCCAGGATTTTTAATAATATCGCGCGATCGTCGACCTCACGATATGGCAGTGCCTTACAACGGCGAGAAGCAATGAGATTGgcgtaagataaaaaaaaaacatgaaaaagaTCAAGAAAATTTATCACTATATACGAGGTATTGTTTGTGAACGATGGGGCCTCAGAGATAACAAAGGCAGGGCGTGTGCACTCCTGACGCAAACAGCGTATAGCAGACGACGCTCCGACTGGAGCGTGTTCTGTGTGCTTGCCCGTACTATTGCCGATCCCGCCACTTCTCGTTGTTATAAGGTGCTGACGTTCCGTGCAGTCGATGCTCGCGCGATATTATTAAAAAAATCCGGGAGGCAGTACAATTACAACGCTCTATATAACGCCTTAGTCTGGGTTGCTGCCGTCGACTTAAGTTAACTCAATTACTCATGAACGCGGCACGCGACATATACTTGCTTTCCCGGGTGACCTGTGCACTCCGTACTGCTGCCAGAGCTATCAGACTAGACAGTGCGTTGGGATATACGTTCTGGCCGCGGTGCATGCGGAGCGTCCTTGTGCGGAGGCAGCAGCGAACGGCGTCTTGCTATACGCAGGTGCCCCGAGGTGAACTGCCCGCACTGCGACGGCTTCTGCCACTTCGTCTCGCTCAAGGGCTCTTACCCGCACTGCTGCCAGCAGGTCGTCTGCGACAGGGACCACGTCTTCACCCTGACCTGACCGGCAAGCCTCCTCTCGAGAAGCACCGCCGGCGTGGTGGCGCGTACACAAACTGGCCACTCGGGGCTCCTCCGCCACACCAACATCGCTTTCGCACACCACACGGCGCTGGAGACAGGAAGCCCGCGATTTTCTCCGTACGCGCACACCATTGTTGTTGTAGTTTATTTTTGCCCATTGGGCTGAAACATTCTCCGTGTATAGTTTTGAATATTAAAactcttctgaaaaaaaaagaacaaagtaAAAAGGGGAGGTGACCGTGTGTTGTTCTTTTTGCGTGGTACAGAGGGTGTTAGAGTGAGGTAAAAGTGAAGATACGGTGGTGCAATAACATTTTTGTCTGTGCTGGGCGTCGCCATTGCAAGATAATGAGAAAACACTACTAGCACCACCGtgacctgcttttttttctttagaggAAGTCCAGGCTTAAGGGTAGTTTAACTGCAGGTAATGGTCACGTCACTTTAAATGCGGCATTATCGTCCCGCCCattcggaaaaaaaaataacgcggaTCTAACGCGAACTTTGGCCGGTATCTATGTAAAAATTCTAAAGCTTTAGttaactggcaaaaaaaaaaaaaaaacagcgcaggaCAGTAAAACCTGCTTTCAGAAGTACAAGGTCTAAAAACGCAACTTCTGGCAACTACTAATGCACTATCAGACCTTAGTAACCGTATGGCAGCAGTTCAACGTAAATGCCAGCGTTTCGAACCTTTGCAGCAGCAACTGGAAGGCGTACAAACCGATTCTGTCTATACTGTTCGCCGTGTCACTAATCTTGAGGCTCAGCTTGATGACGCAGAAAACCGTTCGCGGCGTAATAATCTTCCTGATTCCAGTTCTACTGAATCATCTTCGCGTTATGGAGAAATAATTGTTCGCCACTGTTCCGAATTACTAAACATTACCTTAAAACCGAAAGAAATTAAATGTGCGCACCGTCTTAGGCGCTATGTTTCTGGTACTAATTAGATCATCGTCCAATTCTCCTTTATTAAGACACAAGAAGAAATTCTATCAAATGGGCGTAAATTGAAGGGCACTATAGCTTTAGCATTGGCGAAGATTTCTCTAGAAAAGCACGAAATCCACACGAGAACCTTGTTGTCTTTGCCAAAAATAAATATATTCCATTTCTCTCCGATATAAAACTTTGTTTATTGGTTCGAAGCGATATGTATACGAGGGGCCATCACAGAGCGTGCAAGAAGTACCATAGCTAACACGTAAAACACGTCCCTATCGACAGTCATCTCATTCGAGCAAACGGGATTTTCACTCACTCCTCTCGCACTGTTATCTTTACTAACGGAAGGAACTTATTTCCGAAGCGTGAACATGTGTTGAATCTTGTCTTATCATCTCAAGGTGTactaacagaaacgtggcttacGAACTGATAATTATCGTACTGAAGTTTTGGCTGACTTACCCAACTTTGATTTATTTcgcaaggaaaggcagggatgtagAGGGGGCGGTGTCCTCATCGCGATTAACAAACAGTTGTCATGCTCTAAAATAAACATTGGATCCGAACTTGAAGTTTTATGGCTGTTATGCCGCGCAGCGCCACAACTAGTTCCTTGAGGTGAATGCTGTCGGCCTCCTAACGTAAATCCCGACTTTCCCAACAGGCTAAATAACATCCTGAATGAATTAAGCAAAAAGTACTCCAATTCTTGCATCTTGCGTCTTGGGGAATTCAGTTACCCTGACGTCGACTGTTGTAATGCATCAGGCCTAAACGCACTACACACAGAAGCTAATGAATTTATTAACATATGCCTTAATTTCAACCTTACTCAGCTAATTGAGCAACCAACACGCGTTACAGACGATTCGGCGAACATTTTAAACCTCGTACTCACTGCGGATCC
The DNA window shown above is from Dermacentor silvarum isolate Dsil-2018 chromosome 1, BIME_Dsil_1.4, whole genome shotgun sequence and carries:
- the LOC119450266 gene encoding uncharacterized protein LOC119450266, translated to MSAWLAVCASLLVTMAGGAQSAVASLESEWSFVKGACVYRHLLFPNGANFTFRNPCEMVICDARNRMVYFKRCPEVNCPHCDGFCHFVSLKGSYPHCCQQVVCDRDHVFTLT